One Triticum dicoccoides isolate Atlit2015 ecotype Zavitan chromosome 5B, WEW_v2.0, whole genome shotgun sequence genomic window carries:
- the LOC119309868 gene encoding pentatricopeptide repeat-containing protein At2g36980, mitochondrial-like — protein MSLNPQAGRAAARAAEHGAIAGLAAATSRIASHGRAGDAAAARAVFDAMPRRDAVAWNAMLTAYARAGQPRAALALFAGMGTLDAFSITAALSAAAALRSPGAGAQLHARLLRIGLRAPLPVGNALVAMYARCARADDAARAFREMRDRNALSWCSLLHAYVASGRMALARELFDEMPAGSISSVAWNTLLTGYSRGGNAKQCLLLFNEMRVSGLSCDDATLCILIDACTELRYPSTGVAVHKIVVQSGWNAIPEVNNSLISFYSKFSLLDQAVKIFESMESRTVVSWNSLIDAYTRLGHIEQAAALFQSAPETNDISWTSMIGGFARNGYADEALALFVKMLAHKHIRPDDFTFGAVLHACATAASLASGRMIHACAFQSGFASYLYVANSLMDMYAKCGDVEAAGNVFHAILQKDSVSWNTMLFGFAINGWAKEAFTVYERMLSHDVCPDEVTFTGLLTACSHSGLLEQGRTYFESMVSVHGLKPTPEHLACILDMYARSGNIAKAIEMLDQYSETVHTHSSDMRESLLSAYSSVDLDARIGRKVGSRMVSTEPVRDTGYVVLSNLLCATGQWKEAEGVRRAMAEHGVKKSPGCSWIHVKGAAKVFASGGQELDPSDRICDIIQLLDEEMRNTMCCGA, from the coding sequence ATGAGCCTAAACCCACAGGCGGGCCGCGCCGCGGCACGCGCGGCAGAGCATGGAGCCATCGCCGGCCTGGCCGCCGCCACCTCCAGGATCGCCTCCCACGGCCGCGCCGGCGACGCCGCCGCGGCGCGCGCCGTGTTCGACGCGATGCCCCGCCGCGACGCCGTCGCCTGGAACGCCATGCTCACCGCCTACGCCCGCGCCGGCCAGCCGCGCGCGGCCCTCGCGCTTTTCGCCGGCATGGGCACGCTGGACGCCTTCTCCATCACCGCAGCGCTCTCCGCGGCGGCGGCCCTCCGCTCGCCCGGCGCCGGCGCGCAGCTCCACGCCCGACTCCTCCGCATCGGCCTGCGCGCGCCGCTCCCCGTCGGCAACGCGCTCGTCGCCATGTACGCCAGGTGCGCCCGCGCGGACGACGCCGCGCGCGCCTTCCGGGAGATGCGCGACCGCAACGCGCTGTCCTGGTGCTCGCTCCTCCACGCCTACGTCGCCTCGGGCCGCATGGCGCTCGCGCGCgagctgttcgacgaaatgcccgcTGGAAGCATTAGCAGTGTTGCCTGGAACACGCTGCTCACGGGGTATTCCCGCGGTGGCAATGCCAAGCAGTGTCTGCTTCTGTTCAACGAGATGCGGGTTTCCGGACTGTCTTGCGACGATGCAACGCTCTGCATTCTGATCGACGCTTGCACGGAGCTGCGCTACCCATCCACCGGCGTTGCAGTCCACAAGATCGTTGTGCAGAGTGGCTGGAATGCAATCCCCGAAGTCAATAACTCACTTATTTCCTTCTACAGTAAGTTCAGCTTGCTAGATCAGGCCGTCAAGATCTTCGAGTCTATGGAGAGTAGAACCGTTGTGTCCTGGAATTCACTGATCGATGCATACACAAGGCTTGGCCACATTGAACAAGCTGCTGCTCTGTTTCAAAGTGCTCCTGAGACCAATGACATCTCCTGGACTTCGATGATTGGAGGTTTTGCGAGGAATGGCTATGCAGATGAGGCCCTTGCACTATTTGTCAAGATGTTGGCACACAAGCATATCCGTCCCGATGATTTCACTTTTGGGGCCGTGCTTCATGCTTGTGCTACCGCTGCTTCTCTGGCCAGTGGAAGGATGATCCATGCCTGTGCATTCCAAAGTGGTTTTGCTTCATACTTGTATGTGGCCAACAGCTTGATGGACATGTACGCCAAGTGTGGCGATGTCGAGGCTGCAGGCAATGTGTTCCATGCCATTCTTCAGAAGGACTCTGTCTCATGGAACACCATGCTGTTTGGGTTCGCGATAAATGGATGGGCAAAGGAAGCATTTACTGTGTATGAAAGGATGTTGTCCCACGATGtttgccctgatgaagtcacgttcACAGGCCTGCTCACAGCCTGCAGCCATTCTGGGCTCCTGGAGCAAGGGAGAACCTATTTTGAGTCGATGGTGTCTGTCCATGGACTGAAGCCAACACCAGAGCATCTAGCTTGCATTCTCGACATGTATGCTAGATCAGGTAACATTGCAAAAGCCATTGAGATGCTGGACCAATACTCTGAAACAGTTCATACGCATAGCAGCGATATGCGCGAGTCTCTGCTTAGTGCCTACTCATCAGTTGACCTGGACGCAAGAATCGGAAGGAAGGTGGGGAGCAGAATGGTGTCAACGGAGCCTGTGAGAGACACTGGCTATGTGGTGCTGTCCAACTTGTTGTGCGCCACTGGACAGTGGAAGGAAGCCGAGGGGGTGAGAAGGGCCATGGCAGAGCATGGTGTCAAGAAGTCTCCTGGCTGTAGCTGGATCCACGTGAAGGGTGCTGCTAAGGTGTTTGCATCAGGTGGGCAGGAACTTGATCCATCAGATAGAATATGCGATATCATTCAGTTGTTGGATGAAGAAATGAGAAATACTATGTGTTGCGGTGCATAA
- the LOC119311183 gene encoding cell division cycle 5-like protein has product MRIMIKGGVWKNTEDEILKAAVMKYGKNQWARISSLLVRKSAKQCKARWYEWLDPSIKKTEWTREEDEKLLHLAKLMPTQWRTIAPIVGRTPSQCLERYEKLLDAACAKDENYEPNDDPRKLRPGEIDPNPESKPARPDPVDMDEDEKEMLSEARARLANTRGKKAKRKAREKQLEEARRLASLQKRRELKAAGIDNRHKKRKRKGIDYNAEIPFEKRPPPGFYDTVGEDRPLEHVQFPTTIEELEGRRRVDVEAQLRKQDIAKNKILQRQDAPAAIMQANKLNDPEAVTRRSKLMLPPPQISDHELEEIAKMGNAGDPALAEELGEGSTATRTLLANYSQTPRLGMTPLRTPQRTPGGKGDAIMMEAENLARLRESQTPLLGGDNPELHPSDFSGVTPRKKEIQTPNPMATPLASPGPGVTPRIGLTPSRDGNSFGLTPKGTPFRDELHINEEVEMQDSAQLELRRQAELRRGLRSGFASIPQPKNEYQIVMPPITEEKEEAEERIEEDMSDRLARERAEEQARQEALLRKRSKVLQRSLPRPPAASVEILRQSLIKGGESRSTFVPPTSLEQADELINEELLRLLEHDNAKYPLDEQTQREKKKGSKRQANGAAFIPEIEGFDEHELKEASFMVEEEIQYLRVAMGHENESFEDFVKSHDACQEDLMFFPTNNSYGLASVAGNADKISALQHEFEMVKKRMDDEAKKASRLEQKIKLLTQGYQARAAKLGSQIQDTFKQMNTAATELECFQELQKQEQMAGAYRVRNLSEEVNKQKALEQTLQSRYGDLLSGYQSIHGQLEEHKRLLKLQEEAIEAENRAKEEAIEAENRAKEEALEAENRAKAEAIEAENRAKEEALEAENRAKEEAIEAENRAKEEALEAENRAKEEEAAARNRAAEEENERKNHAIQEESGQTTKVTDEEAAGRKEINGDQMDMDSADVAGELVGPIPPLPDTVDNDGASIEQSTSNAQSGDTVTVNEGAIDKVDSSKLDGQDNTSCSMDIDAGSQEEGKNVLAAAATSVDVGNTPVSSDQAVSNEGSDAVHAPVSSDQAVSNEGSDAVHAPVSSDQAAPNEESGMVPE; this is encoded by the exons ATGAGGATCATGATTAAGGGCGGGGTGTGGAAGAACACCGAGGATGAGATCCTCAAGGCGGCCGTGATGAAGTACGGTAAGAACCAGTGGGCGCGCATCTCCTCGCTGCTCGTCCGCAAGTCCGCCAAGCAGTGCAAGGCCCGCTGGTACGAGTGGCTCGACCCCTCCATCAAGAAG ACTGAGTGGACAAGGGAAGAGGATGAGAAGCTGCTCCATCTTGCTAAGCTCATGCCTACTCAGTGGAGGACTATTGCACCTATTGTGGGTCGAACACCATCCCAGTGTCTCGAGCGATATGAAAAATTGCTTGATGCTGCCTGTGCAAAGGATGAGAATTATGAGCCTAATGATGACCCAAGAAAGTTGCGACCTGGGGAGATTGATCCAAACCCTGAGTCAAAACCTGCACGTCCAGATCCTGTTGACATGGACGAAGATGAAAAGGAAATGCTTTCTGAGGCAAGGGCTCGCTTAGCTAACACCAGGGGTAAAAAGGCAAAACGGAAGGCAAGAGAGAAACAACTTGAAGAGGCGAGGCGGCTTGCATCACTGCAAAAAAGGAGGGAACTGAAGGCAGCTGGTATTGACAACCGgcacaaaaaaagaaagagaaagggaaTTGACTATAATGCGGAGATCCCTTTTGAAAAGAGACCCCCTCCAGGCTTTTATGATACAGTGGGCGAGGACAGGCCACTTGAGCATGTGCAGTTTCCAACTACCATTGAGGAGCTTGAAGGGAGGAGAAGAGTGGATGTAGAGGCTCAATTAAGAAAGCAAGACATCGCCAAGAACAAGATTCTGCAGAGGCAGGATGCTCCTGCCGCAATAATGCAAGCAAATAAACTCAATGACCCAGAAGCTGTCACAagaaggtccaaactaatgcttccACCACCCCAAATTTCGGACCATGAATTGGAGGAGATCGCAAAGATGGGCAATGCCGGTGATCCTGCTCTAGCTGAGGAGCTTGGTGAAGGAAGTACTGCCACCAGGACACTGCTTGCAAATTATTCCCAGACTCCAAGGCTTGGTATGACACCATTGCGAACGCCGCAACGAACGCCAGGTGGGAAAGGTGATGCTATTATGATGGAGGCAGAGAATCTTGCACGTTTAAGGGAATCACAAACACCTCTTTTAGGAGGCGATAACCCAGAGCTTCACCCATCAGATTTCTCAGGCGTTACACCACGTAAGAAAGAGATACAGACTCCGAATCCCATGGCAACGCCTCTGGCTAGCCCTGGCCCTGGTGTTACCCCAAGGATTGGTTTGACACCGTCCAGAGATGGAAATTCCTTTGGGTTAACTCCAAAAGGAACCCCTTTCAGGGATGAGCTTCACATAAATGAAGAGGTGGAAATGCAAGACAGCGCTCAGCTTGAGCTTCGTAGGCAAGCAGAGTTAAGAAGAGGTCTGCGGTCTGGTTTTGCTTCTATTCCACAGCCTAAGAATGAGTACCAGATAGTTATGCCACCTATcacagaggagaaggaagaagctgAAGAGAGAATTGAAGAGGATATGTCAGACAGGTTAGCACGAGAAAGGGCTGAGGAACAAGCAAGGCAGGAGGCATTGCTCAGAAAGAGGTCCAAAGTGTTGCAGAGGAGTTTGCCTAGGCCACCTGCTGCTTCAGTGGAGATTCTCCGGCAATCTCTTATTAAAGGTGGTGAAAGCAGAAGTACCTTTGTGCCTCCTACATCACTTGAACAAGCTGACGAGCTAATAAATGAGGAACTCCTGAGGCTccttgagcatgataatgctaaaTATCCTCTTGATGAACAAACtcaaagagagaaaaagaaagggaGCAAGCGTCAGGCAAATGGGGCAGCTTTCATCCCTGAAATCGAAGGTTTTGATGAGCATGAACTAAAAGAG GCAAGTTTTATGGTTGAGGAGGAGATTCAGTATCTTCGTGTGGCCATGGGCCATGAAAATGAATCTTTTGAGGATTTTGTGAAGTCACATGATGCATGCCAAGAGGACCTTATGTTTTTCCCTACTAACAACAGCTATGGTCTTGCCAGTGTTGCTGGAAATGCTGATAAAATTTCTGCTTTGCAACATGAGTTTGAAATGGTAAagaagagaatggatgatgaggcaAAGAAAGCTTCTCGGCTTGAGCAGAAGATCAAACTGCTGACACAAGGATACCAG GCACGAGCTGCAAAATTGGGGTCACAGATCCAGGACACCTTCAAGCAGATGAACACTGCAGCCACAGAACTTGAATGCTTCCAAGAGTTGCAGAAACAAGAACAGATGGCTGGTGCCTATCGTGTGAGAAATTTGTCTGAAGAAGTGAATAAACAGAAAGCGTTGGAACAGACTCTCCAGAGCCGCTATGGTGATCTGTTGTCTGGTTACCAGAGCATCCATGGACAACTTGAGGAGCACAAGAGGCTACTTAAGCTACAGGAGGAGGCAATAGAGGCAGAAAACCGTGCTAAGGAGGAGGCAATAGAGGCAGAAAACCGTGCTAAGGAGGAGGCATTAGAGGCAGAAAACCGTGCTAAGGCGGAGGCAATAGAGGCAGAAAACCGTGCCAAGGAGGAGGCATTAGAGGCAGAAAACCGTGCTAAGGAGGAGGCAATAGAGGCAGAAAACCGTGCCAAGGAGGAGGCATTAGAGGCAGAAAACCGTGCTAAGGAGGAGGAAGCTGCAGCTCGAAATCGTGCTGCTgaggaagaaaatgagaggaagaatcaTGCCATTCAAGAGGAATCAGGACAGACAACTAAGGTTACTGATGAAGAAGCTGCAGGAAGAAAAGAAATCAATGGAGATCAGATGGATATGGACAGTGCAGATGTCGCTGGAGAACTTGTAGGTCCAATTCCTCCATTGCCTGACACAGTGGATAACGATGGGGCTTCAATTGAACAGAGTACTTCTAACGCTCAGAGTGGTGACACCGTTACTGTGAATGAGGGAGCCATTGACAAGGTcgattcatccaaattagatggcCAGGACAATACCAGTTGTAGCATGGATATTGATGCTGGTAGCCAGGAAGAGGGAAAAAATGTTCTCGCGGCTGCTGCTACAAGTGTAGATGTAGGGAACACACCTGTATCTTCAGATCAAGCTGTCTCGAATGAAGGGAGTGATGCGGTTCACGCACCTGTATCTTCAGATCAAGCTGTCTCGAATGAAGGGAGTGACGCTGTTCACGCACCTGTATCTTCGGATCAAGCTGCGCCAAATGAAGAGAGTGGCATGGTTCCTGAATAA
- the LOC119311184 gene encoding serine carboxypeptidase-like 2, producing MDMCMGMAKLLLLLLLLVVTASHGHAAAAAAGKERNTITHVKGFDGPLPFALETGYVEVDEAHGAELFYYFIQSERSPREDPLILWITGGPGCSALSGLLFEIGPLKFDVAGYTEGFPRLVYFEDSWTRVSNVIFLDAPVGTGFSYARDEEGLDVSLTGTGTHLRVFLQRWIADHPEFASNPLYIGGDSYSGYTVPVAALEIADQPDKGGLNLKGYLVGNAGTDDKYDSGGKVPFMHGMGLISDELYEAAKGSCGGDFVTTPRNVQCANALMAITMATFAVNPVHILEPMCGLALRPPTTPISSILSTGTRRRSARLLVQEADRLALPVECRDNGYRLSYTWADDAEVRATLGIREGSVGAWSRCVTLTHFRHDVYSTVPYHANLTRRGYRALVYNGDHDLDMTFVGTQAWIRTLGYPAVAPWRPWYANRQVAGFTTEYAHNLTFATVKGGGHTAPEYRPKECLAMLDRWTSADGRL from the coding sequence ATGGACATGTGCATGGGCATGgccaagctgctgctgctgctgctgctcctcgtGGTCACCGCCAGCCACGgccacgcggcggcggcggcggcggggaaggagaGGAACACGATCACGCACGTCAAGGGGTTCGACGGCCCGCTGCCCTTCGCCCTGGAGACCGGGTACGTGGAGGTGGACGAGGCGCACGGCGCCGAGCTCTTCTACTACTTCATCCAGTCGGAGCGCAGCCCGCGGGAGGACCCGCTCATCCTCTGGATCACCGGCGGCCCCGGCTGCTCCGCGCTCTCGGGCCTCCTCTTCGAGATCGGGCCCCTCAAGTTCGACGTGGCGGGGTACACCGAGGGCTTCCCGCGCCTCGTCTACTTCGAGGACTCGTGGACCCGGGTCAGCAACGTCATCTTCCTCGACGCGCCCGTGGGCACCGGCTTCTCCTATGCGCGCGACGAGGAGGGCCTCGACGTCAGCCTCACCGGCACCGGCACGCACCTCCGGGTGTTCCTGCAGCGGTGGATCGCTGATCACCCTGAGTTCGCCTCCAACCCACTCTACATCGGCGGCGACTCCTACTCCGGGTACACCGTCCCGGTCGCCGCGCTCGAGATCGCCGACCAGCCGGATAAGGGAGGGCTGAACCTCAAGGGGTACCTGGTGGGCAACGCCGGCAccgacgacaagtacgactccggcGGCAAGGTCCCCTTCATGCACGGCATGgggctcatctccgacgagctctacGAGGCGGCGAAGGGCAGCTGCGGCGGGGACTTCGTGACGACGCCCAGGAACGTGCAGTGCGCCAACGCGCTCATGGCGATCACCATGGCCACCTTCGCCGTCAACCCGGTGCACATCCTCGAGCCCATGTGCGGCCTGGCGCTGCGCCCTCCGACGACCCCAATCAGCAGCATCCTCTCCACGGGCACGAGGAGAAGGTCGGCGAGGCTGCTGGTGCAGGAGGCGGACCGGCTGGCGCTCCCGGTGGAGTGCCGGGACAACGGGTACCGGCTGTCCTACAcctgggcggacgacgcggaggtgAGGGCGACGCTGGGCATCCGGGAGGGGTCGGTCGGCGCGTGGAGCCGGTGCGTCACGCTGACGCACTTCCGGCACGACGTGTACAGCACCGTGCCCTACCACGCCAACCTGACGCGGCGCGGCTACCGCGCGCTGGTGTACAACGGCGACCACGACCTGGACATGACCTTCGTGGGCACGCAGGCGTGGATCCGGACGCTGGGGTACCCCGCGGTGGCGCCGTGGCGGCCGTGGTACGCCAACCGGCAGGTCGCCGGGTTCACGACGGAGTACGCCCACAACCTCACCTTCGCCACCGTCAAGGGCGGCGGCCACACCGCGCCCGAGTACCGCCCCAAGGAGTGCCTCGCCATGCTCGACAGGTGGACCTCCGCCGACGGCAGGCTCTGA